A part of Schistosoma mansoni strain Puerto Rico chromosome W, complete genome genomic DNA contains:
- a CDS encoding putative vacuolar ATP synthase subunit ac39, protein MTEVLPISLVNFNADSGYLEGLARGIKGGLLKQADYHVLVQCETLDDLKLHLHDTDYGEFLANEPGPLTVGIIEERIREKFVSEFRHIRNQAVYPLSLFLDYITYSYMIDNIVLLITGTLHGRPISELMTKCHPLGTFLEMETLNIATNPAELYNAVLVDTPLAPFFIDCISEQDLDELNIEIIRNTLYRAYIEDFYAFCKSLGGITAEVMCELLAFEADRRAFIITINSFGTELSNEDRSKLYPRCGKLNPEGLVQLAKANDYEQVKSVARYYSNYSSLFEETGEGFGDKTLEDKFFEYEVRYFYLYRFSLFPSGRLFSLCIF, encoded by the exons ATGACGGAGGTTTTGCCGATTTCTCTGGTGAATTTCAATGCAGATAGTGGCTATTTAGAAGGTCTAGCACGTGGAATTAAGGGTGGACTTCTAAAGCAAGCTGATTATCACGTGCTAGTACAGTGTGAAACTTTGGATG ACTTAAAGCTTCACCTGCATGACACTGACTATGGGGAATTTCTCGCCAATGAACCGGGACCTTTGACTGTGGGGATCATTGAAGAGAGAATTCGCGAAAAGTTTGTGTCTGAGTTCCGCCACATACGCAACCAAGCTGTATACCCATTATCTTTATTCTTGGATTACATCACATACAGCTACATGATTGATAATATTGTGCTTCTGATAACAGGGACTCTTCATGGCCGGCCGATATCCGAACTTATGACTAAATGCCACCCTCTTGGGACATTTTTGGAAATGGAAACCCTGAATATTGCAACTAACCCTGCTGAATTATACAATGCTGTACTCGTGGATACGCCTTTAG CTCCATTCTTTATTGATTGCATTTCGGAGCAAGACTTAGATGAACTTAATATAGAGATAATACGTAACACTTTGTACAGG GCATATATTGAAGATTTTTATGCCTTCTGTAAATCACTGGGTGGAATCACCGCCGAGGTGATGTGTGAGTTGTTGGCTTTTGAAGCTGATAGGAGGGCGTTTATCATAACAATCAATTCATTCGGGACAGAACTTTCGAACGAAGATCGGTCCAAACTTTATCCTCGCTGTGGAAAACTTAACCCAGAGGGGCTTGTTCAACTTGCTAAGGCTAACGATTACGAACAAGTAAAATCCGTTGCCAGGTACTATTCg AATTATTCCTCTTTGTTTGAAGAAACTGGTGAGGGCTTTGGGGATAAGACATTAGAAGATAAATTCTTTGAATATGAAGtaagatatttttatttatatcgaTTTTCCTTGTTTCCTTCTGGTAGGTTATTTAGCTTATGCATATTTTAG
- a CDS encoding putative tubulin beta chain yields MREIVHLQVGQCGNQIGSKFWEVISDEHGIDPTGAYHGDSDLQLERINVYYNEAMGGKYVPRAILVDLEPGTMDSVRAGPFGQLFRPDNFVFGQSGAGNNWAKGHYTEGAELVDSVLDVMRKEAENTDSLQGFQLTHSLGGGTGSGLGTLLISKIREEYPDRIMNTFSVVPSPKVSDTVVEPYNATLSVHQLVENTDETFCIDNEALYDICFRTLKLTNPTYGDLNHLVSATMSGVTTCLRFPGQLNADLRKLAVNMVPFPRLHFFMPGFAPLTSRGSQQYRSLTVPELTQQMFDAKNMMAACDPRHGRYLTVAAIFRGRMSMKEVDEQMLNVQNKNSSYFVEWIPNNVKTAVCDIPPRGLKMSVTFIGNSTAIQELFKRVSEQFTAMFRRKAFLHWYTGEGMDEMEFTEAESNMNDLVSEYQQYQDATVDDGEFD; encoded by the exons ATGCGTGAAATTGTTCATCTACAAGTTGGACAATGTGGTAATCAAATTGGATCTAAG TTTTGGGAAGTGATTTCTGATGAACATGGGATCGATCCAACAGGAGCATATCATGGTGATTCAGATCTCCAGCTGGAAAGGATTAACGTTTACTATAACGAAGCAATGGGAGGAAAATACGTTCCACGCGCAATATTAGTAGACTTGGAACCAGGAACAATGGATAGTGTTCGTGCAGGTCCTTTTGGTCAACTTTTTCGTCCAGATAACTTTGTATTCGGACAAAGTGGTGCAGGAAACAACTGGGCTAAAGGTCATTATACTGAAGGTGCTGAACTTGTGGATTCAGTATTAGATGTGATGCGTAAGGAGGCAGAGAACACGGATTctcttcaaggttttcaattgactcattcacTTGGTGGTGGAACTGGTTCAGGTTTGGGAACACTGTTGATTTCTAAAATTCGTGAAGAGTATCCTGATCGAATAATGAACACCTTTTCAGTTGTTCCGTCACcaaaa GTCTCAGATACTGTAGTCGAGCCATACAATGCTACGCTCTCTGTACATCAACTTGTTGAGAACACTGATGAAACTTTCTGCATCGACAACGAAGCACTCTATGACATATGCTTCAGAACACTCAAGTTAACTAACCCCACTTATGGAGATCTAAATCACTTGGTCAGTGCAACCATGTCTGGAGTGACCACCTGTCTCAGATTCCCTGGACAACTGAATGCTGATCTACGGAAACTGGCAGTGAATATGGTCCCATTCCCTCGACTGCATTTCTTCATGCCAGGATTCGCTCCATTGACAAGTCGTGGCAGTCAACAGTATCGCTCATTAACTGTGCCTGAACTGACACAACAAATGTTCGATGCGAAGAATATGATGGCTGCCTGTGATCCTCGTCATGGTCGTTATTTGACAGTGGCCGCGATCTTCCGTGGTCGTATGTCAATGAAGGAGGTGGATGAGCAGATGTTGAATGTGCAGAATAAGAATTCGAGTTACTTTGTCGAGTGGATTCCGAATAATGTGAAGACTGCAGTATGTGATATTCCTCCTCGTGGTTTGAAGATGTCAGTGACTTTTATTGGTAATAGTACGGCTATTCAAGAGTTGTTTAAACGTGTTTCTGAACAGTTTACTGCAATGTTCCGTCGTAAAGCGTTTTTACATTGGTATACAGGTGAAGGTATGGATGAGATGGAATTTACTGAGGCTGAATCAAATATGAATGATTTGGtaagtgaatatcaacaataTCAAGATGCAACAGTTGACGATGGAGAATTTGATTAG